Part of the Caballeronia sp. SL2Y3 genome is shown below.
CGACGCGCTCGGCGCGCTCGCGGGCGCGTCGCCGTTGCGCGCGGCGGGACGCAACATCGAAATCTGGCTGCCGCACGAAGCCCGCACCGGCGAACGCTCGCGCCCGTGGATGAAGTTGCAGAACGAAGTGCAGATGGCGTGGTTCGAGCACCCGCTGAACGTCGAGCGCGAGTCGCGCGGACTGCCGCCGATCAATTCGATCTGGCTGCACGGACAAGGCGCGATGCGTCCGGTCACGCGCCCGTTCGCCGCCGTAATGTCCGATGCCGCCGCCACGCGCGGCCTCGCGCTCGCTTCAGGCGTGAAACCGTCGACGCCGCCGGAGTCGTTTGCAGCGCTTCCGAAAGGCGGCGAAGGCGCGACGCTCGTCGAACTGGACCCGTTCTCCGCGCCTTTCATCGAGCAGGACTGGGCGCGCTGGAACGCCGCGCTGAAGACGCTCGAAGACGCGTGGTTCGCGCCGGCGCTCGATGCGCTATCGAACGCTTCGCTCAAGCGCCTGCGTCTCACGTTATGCGGCGATACCGGCTCGGTCACGCTATCGGTCACGCGCGGCGACTTGCGCAAGTTCTGGCGCCGCCGGCCGATTGCGGCGCTTCTCATCGAATAAGGCTCTTTCCGCATGACGCGAATCGTTACCCGCGCCTCGTCCCCCGCCGATGCCGAAGCCCTGATGCGCCACGGCCTGCATCCCGTGATCGCGCGGCTCTACGCGGCGCGCGGCGTCACGTCGCCGGACGAAGTCGAAACCGAGTTGAAGCGCCTGCACGCGCCGGTCGGCCTGAAGGGCTGCGACGCCGCCGCCGCCGTGCTCGCCGATGCGCTCGCGGCGGGCAAGCGCATGCTCGTCGTCGCGGACTACGACTGCGACGGCGCGACCGCCTGCGCGGTCGCCGTGCGCGGCCTGCGCATGTTCGGCGCGACCATCGACTATCTCGTGCCGAACCGCTTTGAATACGGCTACGGACTGACGCCCGAGATCGTCGAACTGGCCGCGCGCTCGCCGCTCGGCACGCCCGACTTGCTGATCACCGTCGATAACGGCATCGCGAGCGTCGAAGGCGTCGCGGCGGCCAACGCGCTCGGCATCGACGTCGTCGTGACCGATCATCACCTGCCCGGCGACGAACTGCCGGCCGCCCGCGCGATCGTCAATCCGAATCAGCCGGGCTGCGGCTTTCCGAGCAAATGCATCGCGGGCGTCGGCGTGATGTTCTACGTGCTGCTCGCGCTGCGTGCGGAGTTGCGCCGGCGCGGCGCGTACGAGCGCACGCCGGAGCCGCGTCTCGACGGCTTGCTCGATCTCGTCGCGCTCGGCACCGTGGCCGACGTCGTGAAGCTCGACGGCAACAACCGCATCCTCGTCGCGCAGGGTTTGAAGCGCATCCGCGCGGGCCGCATGCAGCCGGGCATCGCCGCGCTGTTCCGCGCGGCGGGCCGCGATGCGCGCGCCGCGTCGGGCTTCGATCTCGGCTTCGCGCTCGGGCCGCGCCTGAACGCGGCGGGACGGCTCTCGGACATGTCGCTCGGCATCGAATGCTTGACGACCGACGACATCGGCCGCGCATGGGAACTCGCGCAGCAGCTGGACGCGATGAACCGCGAGCGGCGCGAAATCGAAGCCGGCATGCAGCAACAGGCGCTCGCCGAACTGCAATCGTTCGATGCCGGCGAGCGCGCGACGCTCACGCTCTACGACGCGAGCTGGCATCAGGGCGTGATCGGCATCGTCGCGGGACGGCTGAAGGAGCGCTTTCACCGGCCGTCGTTCACGTTCGCGCACGCCGACGACGCGGGCACGCTCTCGAAAGGCTCCGGCCGCTCGATTCCGGGCTTCCATCTGCGCGATGCCGTCGATCTCATCAGCAAGCGGGAGCCCGGTCTCATCCACAAGTTCGGCGGCCACGCGATGGCGGCGGGCCTCACGCTCGCCACCGCCGACATTCCGCGCTTCACCGACGCGTTCGAAGCGGTCGGCCGCGAGTGGCTGACCGCCGACGCGCTCTCGCGGACCATCGAGACGGACGGCGAGCTGGAGGATGCGTACTTCACGCCGCAATTCATCGAGCTGCTGGACGCGGCGGTCTGGGGACAGGGCTTTCCGGCGCCGACGTTTTCGGGCGAGTTCGACGTCGCTTCGCAATCGCTCGTGAAAGACAAGCACCTGAAGCTGCAATTGATGCGCGGTCGTCAGCGTTTCAACGCGATCTGGTTCAACCACGTCGATCCGCTGCCACCGCGCGCGACGGTCGCGTACCGGCTCGTCAGCGATTCGTGGAACGGCGTGGCGCGCGTGCAGCTGATCGTCGAGCACGCGGCTTAAGCGGAGTCGGCATGCGCCCGCGCAACATTCACTGATCGCCGGCTCGCCAATACGGTCGCGCGATTACGGCCGGCGTTCCCGCTGGCAAGGAACACCGAGCCTTGCGCGAGGCGCCTGCACGCGGACGACAAAGCGCCCCGCTTCGCGCGTAGCGGCGTGCGTCCGCCTGCGCCGCCAGCGCGGGAAAAGCGTGTCGATCGGCTATAATTTGACCTTTTTACGAAGCCGAAGATCGACAATGGAAGCAGAACGTCTCAACGCGATCGAAAGCCTTCTGGCCGACCTGCGCCGCCGCGCGGGCGAGCTACGGGGGTATCTTTGACTACGACGCCAAGTCCGCGCGTCTAGCCGAAGTCAACAAGGAACTCGAAGACCCGAACGTCTGGAACGACTCGAAGAACGCGCAGGCGCTCGGTCGTGAAAAGAAGCTGCTCGACGGCGTGGTGTCGACGCTTTCCGCCCTCGACAACGATCTGCGCGACGCCGAAGAACTCTTCGAGATGGCGCGCGAGGAAGGCGACGAAGACACGCTCGTCGCCTGCGAATCCGACGCCGACGCATTGAGAGCGCGCGTCGAAGACATGGAATTCCGCCGGATGTTCTCGAATCCGGCCGATCCGAACAACTGCTTCATCGACATTCAGGCGGGCGCGGGCGGCACCGAGGCGTGCGACTGGGCGTCCATGCTGCTGCGCCAGTACCTGCGCTATTGCGAGCGCAAGGGCTTCAAGACCGAAGTGCTCGAAGAATCCGAAGGCGACGTCGCCGGCATCAAGAGCGCGACGATCAAGGTCGAAGGCGAGTACGCGTACGGCTATCTGCGCACCGAAACCGGCATTCACCGGCTCGTGCGCAAGTCGCCGTTCGATTCGTCGGGCGGGCGGCACACGTCGTTCTCGTCGGTGTTCGTGTATCCGGAAATCGACGACTCCATCGAGATCGAGATCAATCCGGCCGATATTCGCACGGACACGTATCGCGCATCGGGCGCGGGCGGCCAGCACATCAACAAGACGGACTCCGCCGTGCGTCTCACGCACGCGCCGACCGGCATCGTCGTGCAGTGCCAGAACGACCGCTCGCAGCACCGCAACCGCGCCGAAGCCATGCAGATGCTCAAGGCGCGTCTGTACGAATTCGAAATGCGCAAGCGTCAGGCGGAGCAGGACAAGCTCGAATCCAGCAAGACGGACGTGGGCTGGGGCCATCAGATCCGCTCGTACGTGCTCGACCAGAGCCGCGTGAAGGACCTTCGCACCAACGTCGAAATGAGCAACACGCGCGCCGTGCTCGACGGCGACCTCGACGACTTCATCAGCGCGAGCCTGAAACAGGGCGTTTAAGTCCTGCGGCGGCGCGGCCCTCCGGTCGCGCCGCGTTCGTTAAATTCGCCGCGCATCTGCCGCATTCCAAAGCCAAGAATCATCATGACCGAACCGACTCAGACGAGCGCCGCTCCCGAACTGGAAGACAACCAGATCATCGCCGAGCGCCGCGACAAGCTGCGCTCGCTGCGTGAGCAAGGCGTCGCCTATCCGAACGACTTCCGCCCGACGCATCAGGCGGCCGCGCTGCAAAGCGACTACGCCGAGACCGACAAGGAGACGCTCGAAGCGAATCCCCTGCCCGTCGCGCTCGCGGGCCGCATGATGCTCAAGCGCGTGATGGGCAAGGCGAGCTTCGCGACGGTTCAGGACGGCAGCGGCCAGATTCAGTTCTTCGTGACGCCCGCCGATGTCGGCGCGGACGTCTACGAGGCATTCAAGAAGTGGGATCTGGGCGACATCATCGCGGCAAAAGGCGTGCTGTTTCGCACGAACAAGGGCGAGCTGTCGGTGCGCTGCACGGAACTGCGGCTCTTGTCGAAGGCGCTGCGTCCGCTGCCGGACAAGTTCCACGGCCTCGCCGATCAGGAAACGCGCTATCGCCAGCGTTACGTCGATCTGATCGTCACGCCGGAGTCGCGCAAGACGTTCATGGCGCGCACGAAGGCCGTCACGTCGATTCGCAACTTCATGGCGCAGGCGAACTTCATGGAAGTCGAAACGCCGATGCTGCACCCGATTCCGGGCGGCGCGGCGGCGAAGCCTTTTGTCACGCACCACAACGCGCTCGACATGCAGATGTTCCTGCGCATCGCGCCGGAGCTTTATCTCAAGCGGCTGATCGTCGGCGGCTTCGAGCGCGTGTTCGAGATCAATCGTAATTTCCGGAACGAAGGCGTGTCGCCGCGCCACAACCCGGAATTCACGATGATGGAGTTCTACGCGGCGTACACGGATTACCGCTGGCTGATGGACTTCACCGAACAACTGATCCGTCAGGCCGCCGTCGATGCGCTCGGCACCGCGACCATCACGTATCAGGGACGCGAGCTGGATTTGTCGAAGCCGTTCCATCGCCTGACCATCAATCAGGCGATTCAAAAGTACGCGCCGCAGTACACCGACGCGCAGCTTGCCGACGCCGTGTTCCTGCGCGCGGAGCTGAAGAAGTTCGGCGTCGATACGACGCAGCCCGCCTTCCTGAACGCAGGCATCGGCGCGTTGCAGCTCGCGCTCTTCGAAGAGACCGCGGAATCGCAGTTGTGGGAACCGACGTATATCGTCGACTATCCGGTGGAAGTGTCGCCGCTCGCGCGGGCGTCGGATTCGGTGCCGGGCATCACGGAGCGCTTCGAGTTGTTCATCACGGGCCGCGAGATTGCGAACGGGTTCTCGGAACTGAACGATCCGGAAGATCAGGCCGCGCGCTTCCAGAAGCAGGTCGATCAGAAAGACGCGGGCGACGAGGAAGCCATGTACTTCGACGCCGACTATATTCGCGCGCTCGAGTACGGCATGCCGCCGACGGGCGGCTGCGGCATCGGCATCGACCGTCTGGTGATGCTGCTGACCGACAGCCCGAGCATCCGCGATGTGATTCTGTTTCCGCATCTGCGTCGGGAAGAGTGAACGAACAGTGCGGTTTGTGTCCGGTGAAAAGCGCGTCCTTCGGGGCGCGTTTTTTTTGGTCGTTGGCGGATGTCCGGGGAACCGTTCGCGATAGGCTTCGTTCGGCCAAGAGCAGTCGACACCAATGCATACATCGTTGACAATGAGCGGCGCCGCGTCGAAAGCATGCGGGAGTTTAGCCTGGCGTCTCTAATCGAAACGAGTATCAAATGATGTCGAATACGAGAAAACTCAGGACAACACCTACAATAATCTTGCGGTGCTTTGCCCTAGTGATCATGATATAGCCCATCAAGGTGGATTGACCCTTCGTCTTACTGATAAACAGCTCCGTAAGGCCAAGGAAAATTGGGAAAAGCAAGTTCAAATCGCAAATGCACAGCGCGCCGCGCAAACAATCGAAGTCGACGATGATGCGATTGACTATGTCAATGTCAAGCGCATCGAGGAGCTTTGCGTACGGCTATTCAAGAAGATTCCCAAAACGTCCCTAACACCCAACCTACGACGCGCGGGCATACTCGGTGCTAACAATTCATTCGACCAAAAATACGTTCAGACCAATCTTTCTGGCGGACGTTATCTCTTCGATTACATAACTAATCAAGAGACAGAACATTACAAACAGCTAATGCAAGAGATTGCAAAAGTGACTGATTTCATTGACCTAGATTCAGTCGCATCTTGCGGATTTGACAAGTTAAAATCGACAGAGGGCAAGTACGCTTTTTTCATTGGTGGTGTAACCGCGAAGCGCCCAACATTTCCGATCGCCGCAAATACGCCGCCGATTATCGTTCGTTACTCAAGAAAAAATCTAAAAATCGAATGGATCCTGGATCCGAGCTTTTTGATGTCCATGTCGGCAATACATCGAATTGGCGGCAAAAATCGATATATTATCTACTGTCTAATTCGCACTGTCGAGAAGCAATCAAACGGCGTTGCTTCAGTTAAGGCGAGCCCTTTGCTCATTGCCCAGCCGACGCCTTACGTCGACAAAACACCGACAATTGCCTACGAGCGACTTTATGAGCGTTATGTCGATGATCACCTGATCGATGATGAGGCAGCCAATTCCTGATTCACCGTAACAGCGTCATCTGTAAGTCGGAGGCAGCCGTTTTGCCAGCAATATCTTGAACCTCGACTGTCTGTCATCGAGAAAATTGAACGGCGGAACAGGGTCGCCTAGGGCCGGCCGCATTTGGCGGAAGGCGCCCGTTTTGGTCACTCTACGCGACATGCGACGTCGCTAGCAACCCGGAGGCCTGATGCCGTGAAGGAAACGAAACCTGTCAAAAATGTAGACCGGTGAGAAATTGTAATGCGCGGGCGCGGTGTAGATTTCGTGGCGATTCCGTTGGCTATGCCAGACAATGTATGTGCCTGTCAAACCGCGCATTACCGCTTGTTTCCGACATTTCTTTGGGTGTGGGCGCTGACCTTTTCATTGTGGGGTTCCCCTATGGATATATTCCCATTCAACCGTTTCCTGTTTATAAGAGAGGAACGATTGCAAGTGAACCTTTGCTGTCGCATGAAGATTTGCCGTATTTTTTGATTGATGCGAACACTGCGCCAGGAATGTCTGGATCGCCCGTTTTCGCGATCGAGAAGCGGCTAAAGATGCTGGCAACTTTCGAAGAAGCCGAGACTTTGGAAAAGGTCTCTTCCGGGAAGTCGGGCGCACTAGAAGCCCTAGCCTCGCTAGGGGCGTTCGCAAGTCAGACACCACATTGGGAAACGGACTATAGACTCGTCGGAATTTATTCCTCTCGCATCACAGGGCCGACGGGAAAGAGCGGACAGGGTGATTACGGCTTGGGGAAGGTTTGGCGTATTGAAGCGCTGGTCGAGGCATTCCAAGTTGGAAATGTAGTGAATCATCCCTTCCCACCTCACCAAGTGAGTTAAACTTCGTGCAGTCGGACCAACTTCATTATAAATGACTCTATAAAAACCGGCAGTTCGACGCGACTGCGAGACTCGATGTGTGCCCTCCTTAAATGCGTGACGGTCCACAGTGAGTGCCGCGTTCCTCCCTTACACGCATCCGTGTCAGGTCCTCGAGATCTCGGTCGAGCGGCCGCTATCAAGCACGGTCGGTGACTGCTTTGGGTCGCATACGGCCTGTCTCGGCAATCCCCGAAGATCCATATTCGCCCGTCACGCCTGGCATCCAACGTGCTTCTGCCAAGAAAAACGCGGTTACAACCTGAAAAAGCGCCGATGCGGCATCTGCGCCAGAATTGACGCTATCGGCACTTCGCCTCGAACGGAGGTCAAAAATGGACAACGGGACCAACAACATCACGCCCACGCCCGGCACGGGCGAGCCGCGCCGCCTGCATCCGCTGGTTGCGACGGCTGCGGGCGCAGTCATCGTCGCGAGCCTCGCGGCAACGGCCGCCGTGACCGGGATCTTCCCCGGCGCGCACAGCAATTCCGCGCAGAACGCGCAGACGCAGACCGCCGCGGTCGCCCAGCAACAACCAGTGGTCGCGCCCGCCGCGCCGTCGGCCGCCCAGCCGGTAGTCGCGCAAACCGCGCCCGCGCCTGCACCGGCGGCGCAAACCGCGACTCAGCCGGTACAGCAAGCACCCGTACAGCAGCAGCCTGCGCAACCATCATACGCACAGCAGCCGCCGCAACACCCGGCCTATTGCTCAACGTGCGGCACCGTCGAAGCCATCTCCGCGGTGCGTCGCGAAGGGCACGGAACCGGCATCGGCGCGGTCGGGGGCGCGGTGGCGGGCGGCGTCGTCGGGAATCAGTTCGGACGCGGCGGCGGCCGCACTGCGATGACGCTGCTCGGCGCGCTCGGCGGTGGGCTCGCGGGCAACTCGGTCGAAAAGCACCTGCGCAGCGAGACCGATTACTCGGTACGCGTGCGGATGGAAAACGGCAAGACGCGTTATTTCACCTATCATCAGCAGCCGCCGTTCGCGCAGGGGCAGCATGTGCGCGTGCATAACGGAACGCTGGTCGACGCGGGCTGATAGGCCGACCGCCTCACGCAAAAAGGGCGACGGGGTCAGCAACCCGCCGCCCTTTTGTATCGCCAAAACCCGCGTTAGTGGTCGCGCTGAGAACTGCGCGCCGGATTCGGTCTGCCGCGCATGGCCATGTACGCCCACCAGACGTAGCCCGAGAAGCCATACAGCACGAAGAGGCAAAACAGCATGACGGGCGGATCCGACGAAACGAGCACGAACGCCACCACGACCAACAATACGCCCGCGAACGGCACCCGATAGCGCACATCGAGCGCCTTGCCGCTGTAGAACGGCGCGTTCGACACCATCGTGACGCCCGCGTAGACGGTCAGCGCGAACGCGACCCACGGCAGCCACACGAGCTTGAGCGGCACGCGATTGTCGGTCGCGAGCCACACGAAGCCGGCGATCAGCGCCGCCGCGGCCGGACTCGGCAAGCCCTGGAAATAGCGCTTGTCGACCACGCCGACGTTCGTGTTGAAGCGCGCGAGCCGCAGCGCCGCGCCCGAGCAGTACACGAACGCCGCGAGCCAGCCCCAGCGCCCGAGGTCCTTCAGCACCCATTCGTACATGACGAGCGCCGGCGCGACGCCGAACGACACCATGTCCGACAGGCTGTCGAACTGCTCGCCGAATGCGCTCTGCGTATGCGTCATGCGCGCGACGCGGCCGTCCATGCCGTCGAGCACCATCGCGACGAAAATGGCGATGGCCGCGATCTCGAAGCGCACGTTCATCGCCTGCACCACGGCGAAGAAGCCGCAGAAGAGCGCGGCCGTGGTGAACGCATTCGGCAGCAGATAGATGCCGCGCTTCCTCAGGAATTGCTGCCGCTTCGCGCGCCGCGTTTCCACGGCGCCGACATCTTGCACCGCCTTGTTGCGACGAAACGCGCGCGGCGGCGCCCCGTTCATGCGGTTCCGGCGCGGTTTGAATGCCGCCATCGACGCCTCCGCGTTATTCCGCGAACTCGGCGAGAATCGTCGACGAGGCGGACACCTTCTCGCCGATCGCCACGCGCGGCCGGCTGCCGACCGGCAGATACACGTCGACGCGCGAACCGAAGCGGATGAAGCCGTAGCGTTGACCGCGCGTGAGCGGCTCGCCCGCGTGGACGTAGCAGAGAATGCGCCGCGCGATCAGCCCGGCGATCTGCACCGACGTCACCGTATGCCCGGTCGCCGTCTGCAGCACGATGGCGTTGCGCTCGTTTTCGGTCGATGCCTTGTCGACGGCCGCGTTCAGATACGCACCCGGGAAGTACTGCACCTTGGTGATCGCGCCATCGACCGGCGAACGCTGCGAGTGCACGTTGAACACGTTCATGAACACGCTGATCTTCAGCGCCTCGCGGCCCGCGTACGGATCATGCGCGGTTTCCACCGCGACGATGCGCCCGTCCGCCGGACACAGCACGGCATTGGCCTGCGTGGGAATGGGGCGCGGCGGATCGCG
Proteins encoded:
- a CDS encoding regulator, coding for MPTIMPVPDLHLLLPFALPSAADAATALHGLESAALDMLLARATLEERVIGEDFQRTLPHERWIAQRFGLASPNAGQRYADDAPLAPFMLLADGGDPGASDAGDAALWACIEPVHVRIAHDHLVLIDPATLGVRTEEARALLDTARPVIEDLGLALQAPTPLRWYVSGDALGALAGASPLRAAGRNIEIWLPHEARTGERSRPWMKLQNEVQMAWFEHPLNVERESRGLPPINSIWLHGQGAMRPVTRPFAAVMSDAAATRGLALASGVKPSTPPESFAALPKGGEGATLVELDPFSAPFIEQDWARWNAALKTLEDAWFAPALDALSNASLKRLRLTLCGDTGSVTLSVTRGDLRKFWRRRPIAALLIE
- the recJ gene encoding single-stranded-DNA-specific exonuclease RecJ; protein product: MTRIVTRASSPADAEALMRHGLHPVIARLYAARGVTSPDEVETELKRLHAPVGLKGCDAAAAVLADALAAGKRMLVVADYDCDGATACAVAVRGLRMFGATIDYLVPNRFEYGYGLTPEIVELAARSPLGTPDLLITVDNGIASVEGVAAANALGIDVVVTDHHLPGDELPAARAIVNPNQPGCGFPSKCIAGVGVMFYVLLALRAELRRRGAYERTPEPRLDGLLDLVALGTVADVVKLDGNNRILVAQGLKRIRAGRMQPGIAALFRAAGRDARAASGFDLGFALGPRLNAAGRLSDMSLGIECLTTDDIGRAWELAQQLDAMNRERREIEAGMQQQALAELQSFDAGERATLTLYDASWHQGVIGIVAGRLKERFHRPSFTFAHADDAGTLSKGSGRSIPGFHLRDAVDLISKREPGLIHKFGGHAMAAGLTLATADIPRFTDAFEAVGREWLTADALSRTIETDGELEDAYFTPQFIELLDAAVWGQGFPAPTFSGEFDVASQSLVKDKHLKLQLMRGRQRFNAIWFNHVDPLPPRATVAYRLVSDSWNGVARVQLIVEHAA
- the prfB gene encoding peptide chain release factor 2 (programmed frameshift), producing MEAERLNAIESLLADLRRRAGELRGYLDYDAKSARLAEVNKELEDPNVWNDSKNAQALGREKKLLDGVVSTLSALDNDLRDAEELFEMAREEGDEDTLVACESDADALRARVEDMEFRRMFSNPADPNNCFIDIQAGAGGTEACDWASMLLRQYLRYCERKGFKTEVLEESEGDVAGIKSATIKVEGEYAYGYLRTETGIHRLVRKSPFDSSGGRHTSFSSVFVYPEIDDSIEIEINPADIRTDTYRASGAGGQHINKTDSAVRLTHAPTGIVVQCQNDRSQHRNRAEAMQMLKARLYEFEMRKRQAEQDKLESSKTDVGWGHQIRSYVLDQSRVKDLRTNVEMSNTRAVLDGDLDDFISASLKQGV
- the lysS gene encoding lysine--tRNA ligase — translated: MTEPTQTSAAPELEDNQIIAERRDKLRSLREQGVAYPNDFRPTHQAAALQSDYAETDKETLEANPLPVALAGRMMLKRVMGKASFATVQDGSGQIQFFVTPADVGADVYEAFKKWDLGDIIAAKGVLFRTNKGELSVRCTELRLLSKALRPLPDKFHGLADQETRYRQRYVDLIVTPESRKTFMARTKAVTSIRNFMAQANFMEVETPMLHPIPGGAAAKPFVTHHNALDMQMFLRIAPELYLKRLIVGGFERVFEINRNFRNEGVSPRHNPEFTMMEFYAAYTDYRWLMDFTEQLIRQAAVDALGTATITYQGRELDLSKPFHRLTINQAIQKYAPQYTDAQLADAVFLRAELKKFGVDTTQPAFLNAGIGALQLALFEETAESQLWEPTYIVDYPVEVSPLARASDSVPGITERFELFITGREIANGFSELNDPEDQAARFQKQVDQKDAGDEEAMYFDADYIRALEYGMPPTGGCGIGIDRLVMLLTDSPSIRDVILFPHLRREE
- a CDS encoding serine protease; the protein is MCLSNRALPLVSDISLGVGADLFIVGFPYGYIPIQPFPVYKRGTIASEPLLSHEDLPYFLIDANTAPGMSGSPVFAIEKRLKMLATFEEAETLEKVSSGKSGALEALASLGAFASQTPHWETDYRLVGIYSSRITGPTGKSGQGDYGLGKVWRIEALVEAFQVGNVVNHPFPPHQVS
- a CDS encoding glycine zipper 2TM domain-containing protein, with protein sequence MDNGTNNITPTPGTGEPRRLHPLVATAAGAVIVASLAATAAVTGIFPGAHSNSAQNAQTQTAAVAQQQPVVAPAAPSAAQPVVAQTAPAPAPAAQTATQPVQQAPVQQQPAQPSYAQQPPQHPAYCSTCGTVEAISAVRREGHGTGIGAVGGAVAGGVVGNQFGRGGGRTAMTLLGALGGGLAGNSVEKHLRSETDYSVRVRMENGKTRYFTYHQQPPFAQGQHVRVHNGTLVDAG
- the pssA gene encoding CDP-diacylglycerol--serine O-phosphatidyltransferase encodes the protein MAAFKPRRNRMNGAPPRAFRRNKAVQDVGAVETRRAKRQQFLRKRGIYLLPNAFTTAALFCGFFAVVQAMNVRFEIAAIAIFVAMVLDGMDGRVARMTHTQSAFGEQFDSLSDMVSFGVAPALVMYEWVLKDLGRWGWLAAFVYCSGAALRLARFNTNVGVVDKRYFQGLPSPAAAALIAGFVWLATDNRVPLKLVWLPWVAFALTVYAGVTMVSNAPFYSGKALDVRYRVPFAGVLLVVVAFVLVSSDPPVMLFCLFVLYGFSGYVWWAYMAMRGRPNPARSSQRDH
- a CDS encoding phosphatidylserine decarboxylase — protein: MNYPHPIIAREGWPFIAIAAVIAILVQAVGGFGFAWIFWLIVIFVVQFFRDPPRPIPTQANAVLCPADGRIVAVETAHDPYAGREALKISVFMNVFNVHSQRSPVDGAITKVQYFPGAYLNAAVDKASTENERNAIVLQTATGHTVTSVQIAGLIARRILCYVHAGEPLTRGQRYGFIRFGSRVDVYLPVGSRPRVAIGEKVSASSTILAEFAE